One Aegilops tauschii subsp. strangulata cultivar AL8/78 chromosome 7, Aet v6.0, whole genome shotgun sequence genomic window carries:
- the LOC109761796 gene encoding uncharacterized protein, translated as MPIELPRGLPFAVDTWTPASALKRHRFLTHAHRDHLAGITTTSAAGAVYASRLTVLISRHIFPQLGADAFVEIELGAPVLVPDPDGDFTVTAFDANHCPGAVMFLFEGAFGNVLHTGDCRLTPDCIQGLPFRYITAEAPGANQAPPSCRIDYLFLDCTFAKCPLQFPAKEASIRQVINCIWEHPNAPTVYLVSDMLGQEDILIEVSRAFGSKIYVNRDKNSECYHTLSLVAPEILTEDTSSRFQVIEFPRLSERATEMLALARAQQQPEPLIIRPSTQWYAHYAAPDASLKQKPALTEPMRDEFGVWHVCLTMHSSREELEQALRFLQPKWVISTTPPCLAMDLAYVKKHCFLSRLGPDDPIWKLLRIHHGNATVTGSPQAAITTVEAIKQSEEQESEDTCSAVCSQVLQDFAIEVVQPVTLFGRARFGLPQDFELWKDKYESVQVAEEVKFEEELQNSNVKSFELWKDFKSDKGTAHMIDLTQAVTNELHGSAIEPELQKDCESIDGIQVIDITHGEVREHSSSRDGCAELAKDVKCNQGAEQIRLSRFEVKEESSTARAKFLEICKPRESVKFIAETVQAKVEATEELLSEDRIVLSDISNRPEGPDTDRADTAGVGSSKVLNAKLRRLYRSMNVAVPRPLPSLVELMGASKRPRVSSQFRHL; from the exons ATGCCGATCGAGCTGCCGAGGGGGCTGCCCTTCGCGGTGGACACTTGGACCCCCGCCTCCGCCCTCAAGCGCCACCGCTTCCTCACCCATGCCCACcgcgaccacctcgccggcatcACCACCACCAGCGCCGCCGGCGCCGTCTACGCCTCGCGCCTCACCGTCCTCATCTCCCGCCACATCTTTCCTCAG CTTGGGGCGGACGCGTTCGTGGAGATCGAGCTCGGCGCGCCGGTGCTCGTCCCAGATCCCGACGGCGACTTCACCGTCACTGCCTTCGACGCCAACCACTGCCCTG GCGCGGTGATGTTCCTGTTCGAGGGCGCCTTCGGCAACGTCCTGCACACTGGCGACTGCCGCCTCACCCCCGACTGCATTCAGGGCCTGCCGTTCAGGTACATCACCGCTGAGGCACCAGGAGCGAACCAGGCGCCACCGTCGTGCCGCATCGACTACCTCTTCCTGGACTGCACGTTTGCCAAGTGCCCGCTGCAATTCCCGGCCAAGGAAGCCTCCATACGTCAG GTGATCAACTGCATCTGGGAGCACCCTAATGCGCCGACAGTGTATCTCGTGTCCGACATGCTGGGACAGGAGGACATACTGATCGAGGTGTCCAGGGCGTTCGGGTCGAAGATATACGTCAACAGGGACAAGAATTCAGAGTGCTACCACACCCTGTCACTCGTCGCACCGGAAATCCTCACCGAGGACACGTCCTCTCGCTTTCAGGTGATCGAATTCCCCCGGTTGTCGGAGCGGGCAACGGAGATGCTTGCATTAGCACGGGCGCAGCAGCAGCCTGAGCCCCTCATCATCAGGCCTTCTACCCAGTGGTATGCGCACTATGCGGCACCAGATGCGTCGCTGAAGCAGAAGCCTGCGCTGACGGAGCCTATGCGGGATGAGTTCGGGGTGTGGCATGTGTGCTTGACGATGCATTCGTCTCGCGAGGAGCTGGAGCAGGCCCTGCGATTCCTCCAGCCTAAGTGGGTCATCTCGACAACACCTCCTTGCCTTGCCATGGATCTGGCCTATGTCAAGAAACACTGCTTCCTGTCCCGGCTAGGCCCCGATGATCCCATCTGGAAGTTGCTCAGAATACATCATGGAAATGCTACTGTCACAGGCTCACCGCAGGCGGCGATAACCACAGTAGAAGCCATTAAGCAGAGCGAGGAACAAGAGTCGGAAGACACTTGTTCTGCTGTTTGCAGCCAGGTATTACAAGATTTTGCAATTGAGGTGGTGCAGCCGGTGACATTGTTTGGGAGAGCAAGGTTTGGATTACCTCAGGACTTTGAACTGTGGAAAGACAAGTATGAGAGTGTTCAAGTGGCCGAGGAGGTCAAATTTGAGGAGGAATTGCAGAATTCAAATGTAAAATCCTTCGAGCTATGGAAGGACTTCAAATCTGACAAGGGCACTGCCCACATGATTGATTTAACTCAAGCTGTAACAAACGAGCTCCATGGTTCAGCAATAGAACCTGAGTTGCAGAAGGACTGTGAATCCATCGACGGCATTCAAGTAATCGACATTACTCATGGTGAAGTGCGTGAGCACAGCTCGAGTAGGGACGGCTGTGCTGAACTTGCCAAGGATGTGAAATGCAATCAGGGTGCAGAACAAATCAGGTTATCTAGATTCGAGGTGAAAGAAGAGAGTTCAACTGCAAGAGCCAAGTTCTTGGAAATTTGCAAGCCCAGGGAGAGTGTCAAATTCATCGCTGAGACAGTACAAGCTAAAGTAGAAGCAACAGAAGAACTGCTTTCTGAGGATCGCATTGTTCTATCCGACATTAGCAACAGACCTGAAGGCCCTGACACTGACAGAGCAGATACTGCTGGAGTCGGGTCATCAAAGGTTTTGAATGCGAAGCTGAGGAGGCTGTACAGGTCGATGAACGTGGCAGTTCCTCGGCCATTGCCGTCATTGGTGGAGCTCATGGGAGCCTCCAAACGACCAAGGGTTTCCTCCCAGTTTCGTCATCTATGA